A genomic window from Salvia splendens isolate huo1 chromosome 11, SspV2, whole genome shotgun sequence includes:
- the LOC121754665 gene encoding probable peroxidase 26 has product MRREGGFDLILISLAVALGLSLYVGRMQAAVTLPPESRALQRHFYKKLNKCANVEPFVRHQVSLWWNREKNITAKLLKLVYADCMVNGCDASILLDGPHTEKTSAKNSGLDGFLLIDKIKKVLEIRCPRAVSCANILHLATRDALYFAGGPSYPVYLGRRDGMESKASWVDLPSPAISIDQGITYFKSKGLDDMDYATLLGAHTMGKTHCANLNDRLYNFNKTRKPDPSIAKSQLDELRKQCPKTLKKGQKDPTMFLTDDQYRFSNKYYSNLVSNKAVLKVDQDLLQSYNTSELAHEYAAMFQHLKQQFSLSISRLGGLKVLTGNQGEIRLNCRFTNKNNPYT; this is encoded by the exons ATGAGGAGAGAAGGTGGATTTGATTTGATATTGATATCGTTGGCGGTGGCGCTGGGGCTGAGCTTGTACGTGGGGCGGATGCAGGCTGCAGTGACGCTGCCACCTGAGTCGAGGGCGCTGCAGCGGCACTTTTACAAGAAGCTCAACAAGTGCGCGAATGTGGAGCCGTTTGTGAGGCATCAAGTGAGTTTGTGgtggaatcgagagaagaatatTACCGCCAAGCTGCTTAAGCTAGTCTATGCCGACTGCATGGTTAAT GGGTGCGACGCATCGATTCTACTGGACGGGCCACACACGGAGAAAACATCTGCAAAAAACTCGGGGTTGGATGGTTTCTTACTGATTGACAAGATCAAGAAGGTTCTTGAAATACGATGCCCCCGTGCGGTTTCTTGCGCTAACATCCTCCATCTTGCTACTCGTGATGCTCTTTATTTT GCGGGAGGACCCTCATATCCAGTCTACTTAGGCAGAAGAGATGGAATGGAATCGAAAGCATCATGGGTGGATCTCCCCTCGCCGGCCATCTCCATCGATCAAGGAATCACCTACTTCAAATCGAAGGGCCTTGACGATATGGACTACGCTACTCTTCTTGGAGCACACACCATGGGGAAAACGCACTGCGCCAATCTCAACGACCGTCTCTACAACTTCAACAAGACTAGGAAACCCGACCCCTCCATCGCCAAATCCCAACTGGATGAGCTGCGAAAGCAATGCCCCAAAACCCTCAAGAAAGGCCAGAAAGACCCGACCATGTTCCTGACCGACGACCAATACAGGTTCAGCAACAAGTACTACAGCAACCTAGTGTCCAACAAGGCAGTTCTGAAGGTGGATCAAGACCTGCTCCAGAGCTACAACACGAGTGAGCTGGCGCATGAATACGCAGCCATGTTTCAGCACTTGAAGCAGCAGTTTTCGCTCTCAATCAGCCGGTTGGGAGGCCTTAAGGTCCTCACAGGGAACCAAGGGGAGATTCGCCTAAACTGCCGTTTCACCAACAAGAACAACCCCTACACCTAG
- the LOC121755971 gene encoding APO protein 1, chloroplastic-like isoform X1 → MLQLLSIGAFVPWTPLNGGASLCPTEIKSFDTLFPRSTFVGQKFQVHLVHSKANSILRPEILCGGYGRTNHHRRVKKHEMLPQNVDLPPVLPKKKKKPFPIPLKKIVEAAREDKKLAQMGIEKHLEPPKNGILVPSLIPVAYDVLDAWKVLISGLAQLLHVVPVHACSECSEIHVAQIGHKIQDCHGSTSGSRRNYHSWIKGSINDVLTPIESYHMYDPYGRRIKHETRFSYDRIPAVVELCIQAGIELPEYPSRRRTEPIRMLGKKVIDIGGYVDEPKPFQPGSPGSQIVELDTYRALERFPPPLEEEVPMVAQATINAYEKVRWGVTKLMRKYSVKACGYCSEVHVGPWGHNAKLCGEFKHQWRDGKHGWQDATVDEVFPPNYVWHMEDPKGPPLKSTLKRFYGKVPAVVEVCAQAGAHVPNKYKPMMRADIVVPEDREAPFVA, encoded by the exons TTTCAGGTTCACCTTGTGCACAGCAAAGCTAATTCCATACTGAGACCTGAAATATTATGTGGTGGATATGGAAGGACTAACCATCATCGTAGGGTGAAGAAGCATGAGATGTTACCCCAGAATGTGGATCTTCCACCGGTAttgccaaagaagaagaagaagccctTTCCCATTCCCCTGAAGAAGATTGTGGAAGCAGCAAGAGAGGATAAGAAGCTTGCACAAATGGGGATTGAGAAACACCTCGAGCCTCCAAAGAATGGAATACTAGTACCCAGCCTGATACCAGTGGCTTATGACGTACTTGATGCTTGGAAAGTTTTAATTAGTGGACTAGCGCAGCTTCTGCACGTTGTTCCAGTCCATGCTTGCAG CGAGTGTTCAGAAATTCATGTTGCCCAGATTGGTCACAAGATTCAAGACTGTCATGGCTCAACTAGTGGAAGCCGCAGAAATTACCATTCATGGATAAAGGGTTCCATCAACGATGTTCTCACCCCCATCGAGTCGTACCATATGTATGATCCATATGGCCGGCGAATTAAGCATGAAACCAGATTCAGCTACGACAGGATTCCTGCGGTAGTTGAACTCTGCATCCAAGCTGGGATCGAGTTGCCAGAATATCCTTCGAGAAGGAGAACAGAACCAATCCGAATGCTCGGTAAGAAAGTTATCGACATTGGCGGATATGTCGATGAGCCAAAACCCTTCCAACCAGGTAGTCCAGGGTCGCAGATTGTTGAGCTCGACACCTACCGGGCCCTGGAGCGGTTTCCTCCTCCGTTGGAGGAGGAGGTCCCTATGGTTGCGCAGGCGACAATCAATGCTTACGAGAAAGTCAGATGGGGCGTGACGAAGCTGATGAGAAAATACAGCGTCAAGGCGTGTGGTTACTGCTCAGAAGTGCACGTGGGGCCGTGGGGCCACAACGCGAAGCTCTGTGGAGAGTTCAAGCATCAGTGGAGGGATGGGAAGCACGGGTGGCAAGACGCGACGGTTGATGAGGTGTTCCCGCCTAATTACGTGTGGCACATGGAAGACCCGAAAGGGCCTCCGTTGAAGAGCACGCTCAAGAGATTCTATGGCAAGGTTCCGGCGGTGGTCGAGGTGTGCGCGCAGGCGGGTGCCCATGTGCCTAACAAGTACAAGCCGATGATGAGGGCTGACATTGTGGTCCCAGAAGATAGAGAGGCTCCCTTCGTTGCCTAG
- the LOC121755971 gene encoding APO protein 1, chloroplastic-like isoform X2 yields MLQLLSIGAFVPWTPLNGGASLCPTEIKSFDTLFPRSTFVGQKVHLVHSKANSILRPEILCGGYGRTNHHRRVKKHEMLPQNVDLPPVLPKKKKKPFPIPLKKIVEAAREDKKLAQMGIEKHLEPPKNGILVPSLIPVAYDVLDAWKVLISGLAQLLHVVPVHACSECSEIHVAQIGHKIQDCHGSTSGSRRNYHSWIKGSINDVLTPIESYHMYDPYGRRIKHETRFSYDRIPAVVELCIQAGIELPEYPSRRRTEPIRMLGKKVIDIGGYVDEPKPFQPGSPGSQIVELDTYRALERFPPPLEEEVPMVAQATINAYEKVRWGVTKLMRKYSVKACGYCSEVHVGPWGHNAKLCGEFKHQWRDGKHGWQDATVDEVFPPNYVWHMEDPKGPPLKSTLKRFYGKVPAVVEVCAQAGAHVPNKYKPMMRADIVVPEDREAPFVA; encoded by the exons GTTCACCTTGTGCACAGCAAAGCTAATTCCATACTGAGACCTGAAATATTATGTGGTGGATATGGAAGGACTAACCATCATCGTAGGGTGAAGAAGCATGAGATGTTACCCCAGAATGTGGATCTTCCACCGGTAttgccaaagaagaagaagaagccctTTCCCATTCCCCTGAAGAAGATTGTGGAAGCAGCAAGAGAGGATAAGAAGCTTGCACAAATGGGGATTGAGAAACACCTCGAGCCTCCAAAGAATGGAATACTAGTACCCAGCCTGATACCAGTGGCTTATGACGTACTTGATGCTTGGAAAGTTTTAATTAGTGGACTAGCGCAGCTTCTGCACGTTGTTCCAGTCCATGCTTGCAG CGAGTGTTCAGAAATTCATGTTGCCCAGATTGGTCACAAGATTCAAGACTGTCATGGCTCAACTAGTGGAAGCCGCAGAAATTACCATTCATGGATAAAGGGTTCCATCAACGATGTTCTCACCCCCATCGAGTCGTACCATATGTATGATCCATATGGCCGGCGAATTAAGCATGAAACCAGATTCAGCTACGACAGGATTCCTGCGGTAGTTGAACTCTGCATCCAAGCTGGGATCGAGTTGCCAGAATATCCTTCGAGAAGGAGAACAGAACCAATCCGAATGCTCGGTAAGAAAGTTATCGACATTGGCGGATATGTCGATGAGCCAAAACCCTTCCAACCAGGTAGTCCAGGGTCGCAGATTGTTGAGCTCGACACCTACCGGGCCCTGGAGCGGTTTCCTCCTCCGTTGGAGGAGGAGGTCCCTATGGTTGCGCAGGCGACAATCAATGCTTACGAGAAAGTCAGATGGGGCGTGACGAAGCTGATGAGAAAATACAGCGTCAAGGCGTGTGGTTACTGCTCAGAAGTGCACGTGGGGCCGTGGGGCCACAACGCGAAGCTCTGTGGAGAGTTCAAGCATCAGTGGAGGGATGGGAAGCACGGGTGGCAAGACGCGACGGTTGATGAGGTGTTCCCGCCTAATTACGTGTGGCACATGGAAGACCCGAAAGGGCCTCCGTTGAAGAGCACGCTCAAGAGATTCTATGGCAAGGTTCCGGCGGTGGTCGAGGTGTGCGCGCAGGCGGGTGCCCATGTGCCTAACAAGTACAAGCCGATGATGAGGGCTGACATTGTGGTCCCAGAAGATAGAGAGGCTCCCTTCGTTGCCTAG